In Citrus sinensis cultivar Valencia sweet orange chromosome 2, DVS_A1.0, whole genome shotgun sequence, a single genomic region encodes these proteins:
- the LOC102607792 gene encoding exocyst complex component EXO70B1: MTFNVPVTESTPKAAIQTQKAEEAKENEIEEDIQEQIDQEKVEETLPIEIHYTIETASDEIDKFLSTLKNNDDHQIASPLEIPEVVWRFLDLFEEKIPKHDLGPDGKAKTSTPVLAEEDTLLFLDSVDRVTRLARKMSEMKLPENTSDQTYGVLNNRIGGVQQRAMSFLEDEFRFILDQDIFNLDHKKDTTKENNQETDLKPVAESNQSAEDPIINTPRVSLEVSSWLNKMAKVMISGGYESECVEIYIIARRNAFDESLNNLGFEKISLDDVQKMHWDTLEREIASWITTFSQCTNVYFAGEHKLAEVVFADQPMIASSLFSNLIRGVMIQLLNFAEALAMTKRSAEKLFKVLDMYECLRDNIPALNALVPDQCANELQNEMMAAKIRLGEAAIFMFCDLENSIKSDMAKTTVPGGAVHPLTRYTMNYLKYACEYKNTLEQVFREHWKIERTDSSSSSRQETEGEDQSCDNNNNDNNNASQPSPFAQQLVSVMDLLDQNLDAKSKMYKDVSLSSIFMMNNGRYILQKIKGSVEIHEAMGDTWCRKKSSDLRNYHKTYQRETWGRLLGCLGLDGLMANGKVVKPVLKEKFKSFNSMFDEIHRTQSTWVVSDDQLQSELRVSISSVVIPAYRSFMGRFSQYLDPGRQTEKYIKYQPEDIETYIDELFDGKRKP; this comes from the exons ATGACCTTTAat GTGCCGGTGACGGAGAGTACTCCGAAGGCTGCTATACAGACACAAAAGGCTGAAGAGgcgaaagaaaatgagattgaAGAAGATATTCAAGAACAGATAGATCAAGAAAAGGTCGAAGAAACTCTTCCTATTGAGATTCATTACACCATTGAAACTGCTTCTGATGAAATTGACAAGTTCTTGtcaactttgaaaaataatgatgatcATCAAATTGCATCCCCGTTGGAGATCCCTGAGGTTGTTTGGAGATTCTTAGATCTTTTCGAAGAGAAGATTCCAAAGCACGACCTGGGGCCTGACGGGAAAGCAAAAACGAGCACTCCCGTCTTGGCGGAAGAAGATACATTATTGTTTTTAGATTCAGTGGATCGAGTTACAAGGCTGGCAAGAAAGATGAGTGAAATGAAGTTACCAGAAAATACTTCGGATCAAACATATGGTGTTTTGAACAACCGCATTGGCGGCGTTCAGCAGCGTGCCATGTCTTTCTTAGAGGATGAATTCAGATTTATTCTTGATCAAGATATATTTAATCTCGACCATAAGAAGGacacaacaaaagaaaacaatcaaGAAACTGATCTGAAACCAGTTGCAGAATCCAACCAATCCGCTGAGGATCCGATCATCAACACTCCCAGAGTCTCTCTGGAAGTCTCGTCTTGGTTGAATAAAATGGCAAAGGTAATGATATCCGGAGGCTATGAATCTGAATGCGTCGAGATTTATATAATCGCGAGAAGGAATGCCTTCGATGAGAGCTTGAACAATCTTGGTTTCGAAAAGATCAGCCTAGATGATGTGCAGAAGATGCACTGGGACACGTTGGAACGTGAGATCGCCTCCTGGATCACCACCTTCAGCCAATGCACCAATGTGTACTTCGCCGGCGAACATAAGCTTGCCGAGGTAGTGTTCGCGGATCAACCCATGATCGCATCGAGCCTTTTTAGCAATCTCATTCGTGGGGTAATGATTCAGTTATTGAATTTTGCGGAAGCTCTGGCGATGACAAAACGCTCGGCTGAAAAGTTGTTTAAGGTTCTTGATATGTATGAATGCTTACGTGACAACATTCCGGCTTTGAACGCTTTGGTTCCTGATCAATGTGCTAACGAGCTCCAGAACGAAATGATGGCTGCTAAGATTCGGCTTGGCGAGGCTGCaattttcatgttttgtgATCTTGAGAATTCGATCAAATCTGATATGGCCAAGACTACAGTGCCAGGTGGGGCTGTCCATCCTTTGACTCGCTACACGatgaattatttgaaatatgcTTGCGAGTATAAGAACACGTTGGAACAAGTTTTCAGAGAGCATTGgaaaattgaaagaactgattcatcatcatcaagtaGGCAGGAAACTGAAGGTGAGGATCAGAGTTgtgataataacaataacgACAACAATAATGCGAGTCAGCCTTCGCCTTTCGCTCAGCAATTGGTGAGCGTGATGGACTTGTTGGATCAAAATTTAGATGCGAAATCGAAGATGTATAAAGATGTATCATTGAGTAGCATTTTCATGATGAACAACGGCCGATACATCTTGCAGAAGATCAAAGGGTCGGTGGAGATCCACGAAGCGATGGGGGACACATGGTGCCGCAAGAAGTCGTCTGATCTTAGGAACTACCACAAGACTTATCAGAGAGAGACGTGGGGGAGGCTCTTGGGTTGTTTAGGGCTCGATGGGTTGATGGCGAATGGGAAAGTTGTGAAGCCGGTGTTGAAAGAGAAGTTCAAGAGCTTCAATTCGATGTTTGATGAAATACATAGGACTCAAAGCACGTGGGTTGTAAGTGATGACCAGCTTCAATCGGAGCTTAGGGTTTCAATATCATCGGTGGTGATTCCGGCTTATAGATCGTTCATGGGAAGATTCTCACAATATCTGGATCCTGGAAGGCAAACAGAAAAGTACATTAAATACCAGCCCGAAGATATAGAGACTTACATTGATGAATTATTTGATGGGAAGCGGaaaccataa